From the Verrucomicrobiota bacterium genome, one window contains:
- the plsY gene encoding glycerol-3-phosphate 1-O-acyltransferase PlsY produces the protein MLFIAAGWEIPLVVCFSCFLVGSIPFGFLVGKLNGFDIREKGSGNIGATNVLRSLGKKWGYTVFALDVLKGLTPVMCMHFFHERSLMEMGNIDQSLFLVIGGLLVVLGHNYCPWLGFKGGKGIASSAGVLLGLMPWTFLISSSSWVVVFFLSRYVSIASLAACLAVPVSTLLIYRDQLAFVFLSVLMGFLGVWRHRSNIKRLLGGTEQRFELKGRRKAE, from the coding sequence ATGTTATTTATAGCAGCAGGATGGGAGATACCCTTAGTGGTATGCTTTTCATGTTTTTTGGTGGGGTCGATACCTTTTGGCTTTCTTGTCGGAAAGTTAAATGGATTTGATATTCGCGAGAAGGGAAGTGGCAATATAGGTGCCACCAATGTTTTGAGAAGCCTAGGGAAGAAGTGGGGCTATACGGTTTTTGCCTTAGATGTATTAAAGGGCTTAACTCCTGTAATGTGCATGCATTTTTTTCATGAGAGAAGTCTCATGGAAATGGGTAATATAGACCAGTCTTTATTTCTGGTTATCGGAGGATTGTTGGTAGTTTTAGGACATAACTATTGTCCATGGTTGGGATTCAAAGGGGGTAAGGGAATTGCTTCTTCTGCTGGTGTTTTGTTGGGTCTCATGCCATGGACTTTTTTAATTTCATCTAGTTCATGGGTGGTCGTTTTTTTTCTCTCAAGGTATGTTTCAATCGCCTCGTTAGCTGCTTGTCTCGCTGTGCCTGTCTCGACCCTCTTAATCTATAGAGATCAACTAGCCTTTGTGTTCTTATCTGTTTTGATGGGGTTTTTAGGGGTGTGGAGACACCGATCTAATATCAAGCGATTATTAGGAGGAACAGAACAACGTTTTGAGTTAAAGGGTAGAAGAAAGGCTGAGTAA
- a CDS encoding NAD(P)H-dependent glycerol-3-phosphate dehydrogenase, translating to MKIVMIGTGAWAKAMKVVLERNQHEVTLLSRDEGQWPHDTREIDFVFVAIPCQVLRNRLSKLLHPGCPVVSLIKGIEIESGDYVSTIFKQTWEGCKIGVLSGPTLAMEIQANKTSAAVVAAETESLAKQIQELSHHKLFRVYTSSDLLGVELGGALKNVYAIAGGISKGLSLGDNGIAATMTRSLAEMVRLATVLGAKKETLFGLSGVGDLMLTAYSGHSRNHQAGLLLGQGCGVEEAVNRVRGVAEGIPTIKALHQIAQKKAIRTPVLDELFAIVYEQKPVKEALESLVLREVSGESL from the coding sequence ATGAAGATTGTTATGATAGGCACCGGGGCTTGGGCAAAAGCAATGAAGGTTGTTCTAGAGCGCAATCAGCATGAGGTCACTTTATTGTCTCGAGATGAAGGCCAGTGGCCGCACGATACGCGAGAAATAGATTTTGTTTTTGTGGCAATACCCTGTCAGGTTCTAAGAAATCGTCTTTCAAAATTACTTCATCCTGGTTGCCCGGTCGTTAGTTTAATTAAGGGGATAGAGATAGAGAGTGGTGACTATGTGAGCACTATTTTCAAGCAAACTTGGGAAGGCTGTAAGATAGGAGTACTATCGGGGCCAACATTAGCTATGGAAATTCAAGCCAATAAGACCTCAGCAGCGGTGGTTGCGGCTGAGACAGAGAGCCTAGCTAAGCAGATACAAGAATTATCTCATCACAAGTTATTTAGAGTCTACACGAGCTCTGACTTACTTGGTGTGGAGTTAGGTGGAGCTTTAAAAAATGTGTATGCGATCGCAGGTGGAATATCTAAAGGCCTCTCATTGGGTGATAACGGAATTGCCGCAACTATGACGCGCAGTTTAGCTGAAATGGTAAGGCTAGCCACTGTGCTAGGGGCTAAAAAAGAGACATTATTTGGACTAAGTGGAGTTGGCGATCTTATGCTTACTGCTTACAGCGGGCACAGTAGAAACCATCAGGCTGGATTGCTATTGGGCCAAGGCTGTGGTGTCGAAGAGGCAGTAAACCGTGTGAGAGGTGTTGCTGAGGGTATCCCAACCATTAAAGCACTGCATCAGATTGCCCAGAAAAAAGCAATTAGGACACCCGTATTGGATGAATTATTTGCAATTGTTTATGAACAAAAACCAGTCAAAGAGGCTTTAGAAAGCTTGGTGTTGCGTGAAGTCTCTGGAGAGAGCTTATAA